ACCATCTGTGATGTTTGCACCATTGGATACAGCGGTAATGATGAATGTTACGATCAGGATATAGATGATCCAGGTATATTTCTCTGCACCTTCTCCCATCCAACTGATCAGTTTGCTATAGTTGAACTCATGATTTTTTACAAAAGGAATGGTAGTGATCGGTGTCTTTACCTTTACATAGTGGCGTTCAACACCATTGATGGTTCTTGTTACTACATTGGTATCTTTTGCAAAACGCTCTCCTTGCTGCAGTGTAGCATAAGGTGTTGAAACGATCTCTCTCTCAACAGTTACTGCATTACTGAAATACAAAGTAGTACCAATGATGATTCCCAATCCTACCTGACCAATGATCTTAGATATACCTGCCAGACCATCGCTATCTTTTTTCTTGTAAGACTCTCCTTTTTGTTGCGCAGCTTTTCTTGCGCGGATCTTGAAATAATCATCTAAGAATCCGATAATGCCTAACCAAACCGTACACAAAATCATTAAGCGGATATATACTTTATCAAGATTGGCAAACAGTAATGTTGGTATGAGGATACTGAGAAGTATGATGATACCCCCCATGGTTGGTGTTCCTTTCTTAAGATGCTCACCCTGTAATCCTAGATCACGCACCGTTTCTCCGATCTGTTTTTTCTGCAGAAATAATATCAATCGCTTACCATACACAGTTGCAATGACCAAAGACAATAAAACTGCCATCGCAATTCTGAAAGTCAAGAATTGAAACATACCGGCACCGGGCATGTTGAACTCTTGTTTTAGCCATGTGAATAATTGATATAACATGTGTTTGGTTTGTTGTGATTTTGATTATTTACCCAATGCTTTAAACATTTCCTGCAAAACTTCTTTATCATCAAAAGCATGTTTCACGCCTTTGATATCCTGATACTTCTCATGTCCTTTGCCCGCTACTAAAATGATATCATCTGCTCCTGCAAAACTTACCGCTGTTCTGATTGCTTCTTTTCTATCAACGATCGAGATATACTTTCTCTTTGCTGAGCTACTCAATCCTGCTTCCATATCTTTTAAAATCATTTCAGGATCTTCTGTTCTTGGATTATCACTGGTAAGGATGACACGATCACTCAGATCACAAGCTGTCTGTGCCATGATCGGTCTTTTGGTCTTATCTCTGTCGCCACCACAGCCCACAACTGTGATCACCTGCTCATGTCCTTTTCTCAGTTTCTTGATGGTCATCAATACATTCTCTAAAGCATCCGGAGTATGCGCATAATCAACAATACCGATGACCAGACCGCTGCTGATGACATAATCGAATCTACCTTCAGCACCACTGAGCATACTGAGTTGTGTCAATACTTCATCACTCTCCTCTCCCAAACAAACAGCAGCTCCATAAACAGCCAATAGATTGTATGCATTGAATTCACCGATCAAACGAAAGTGTACTTCTTTATCATTGACCGTCATCACCAATCCTGTAAGTGCATTTTCCAGGATCTTTCCTTTGAAAGATGCCAGGGTCTTAAGACTATAGAAATATTTGTTTGCCTGTGTATTCTGCAGCATCACTTCTCCTCTTTTATCATCTGCATTGGAAATAGCAAACGCCGTTGCAGGCAAATGATCGAAGAATGATTTTTTAACTCGTATATATTCTTCAAAAGTTTTGTGATAATCTAAATGATCATGAGTGATATTGCTGAATAAGGCCCCGGCAAATGTGAGTCCGGTAATACGATGCTGATGAATTGCATGGCTACTGCATTCCATAAAAACATGACTGCAACCGGAATCAACCATCAATCTGAGCAATGCATTTAAATTCACTGCATCAGGAGTAGTATGTGTAGCAGGAATGATATCGTTGCCGATCTGATTTTGTACCGTACTGATCAATCCGCATTTATACCCAAGTCTGCTAAACAATTTGAAGAGTACAGTAGCAATCGTTGTTTTACCATTTGTGCCTGTTACCCCTACTAATTTCACTTTTGTAGAAGGCTCATCATAAAACTGATGCGACATAAATGCAACAGCCTCCTGTGTATCATTCACTTCCAGATAAGTCACCCCTTCTTTCAAACTTGAAGGCATGGTATCACATACGATCACAGTTGCACCTAATTCAATTGCCTTATCAATAAATTGATGTCCGTCTGACACTGTTCCTCTGATGGCAACAAACACATTTCCCTTTTCCAGTTTTCTGGAATCTATCTGTATACCGCTTACGGTTATATCAGTAGAACCATGCACCTGCTTCAGATGAACCTTGTATAATATGTCTTGTAGTTTTGTCATTACGATTTAATTAAGCGCAATATTCACAAGTTGTCCTTTTGCAATTTGTTGACCGGGTAATATGGACTGAGCCACTACTTTTCCTTTTCCTTGCACCTGCACTTTCAGTCCCAGATTCTCACACAGGTAAACCACATCTTTCAATCCCATTCCTTTTAACTGAGGCATGGCTTTATCCGTCATTGACTTCGATTGAATAGTAACAACACTGTTATTTCCTGTTACAGCAACCCATTCATCTACTCTGCGAGATGAATCTCTGAATGGGATACTGAGTTTTTGTGTAACAGTAGTGACATCGGGTTTAAAACCTGCATACATGAAATAGCTGCTATCCAATTTTGCTTTTTGCTTCGCTATATTTCCCACGCGCACATATGTGCTGAATAATCTGTCAGCGATCTCTTTGAATACAGGACCTGCAACAGAACCACCATAGTATACAGCTGCATGTGGTTTATTCTTGATCACAACTATACAAGTGTATTGGGGGTCATTCGCGGGGAAATATCCTGCGAAAGAAGATTGATAGATCTTATCAGCATAACCTCTGTTACCATTGGCCACAAGTGCTGTCCCTGTTTTACCTGCAACAGGATATGGAGAACCTTTGAATAATGCAGCAGCTGTTCCGGATATACATACACCTTCCAAACATTCTCTCAATTGCTTTAATGTTTCATCACTGCAGATCTTTTCATCAACCACGGTTGGAGCAAAGGTTTTTTGAAGAACACCTTCTTCCTTGATCGCTGACACCAAATATGGCTTCATCATCTTACCATTATTTGCAACAGCATTGTAGAGCGATAATGTTTGTAATGGACTCACAGCCAGATTGTAACCGAATGCCATCCATGGCAAGGTTGTAGGCCCCCATAGTTTATGTCCGGGCTTGAAAATGGTAGGATTGCGCTCACCGGTAAGATCGATACCTGTCAGTGTATCCATTCTCATTTTCTTGAGATGTGCAATGAAGCGTGATGGATTAGAAGCATAATAAGCAGAAGCAAGCTTGGCCATACCCACATTGGAACTTAACTCAAATGCTTGTTTTACAGTCACTACATTTCTTCCATGTTTCTCACTGTCATATACTACTTGTCCGGCCGTTCTCCAAGTACCCCCTTCAAGATCAACACCCTGATTTAAGTTGATCTTTTTATCTTCCAATAAAGCCATCATGGTAGCCAATTTGAAAGTTGAACCGGGTTCTGATGGACTAATAGCATAATTAAAATCTTCCCAATAATTTCCTTCGCCTCTTTTGCCCAGGTTAGCAATCGCTTTGATCTTACCTGTCTTTGTTTCCATAACGATCGCTGTACCGAATTCAGCTTCGTTCTTGATCATCATTTTCATCAATGCATTTTCAGTGACTTCCTGAATGAATACATCGATCGTACTTACAATATCTTTACCGGTCTCAGGTTCTATTTCATAAGTATCAGCATCAACAGGAACATGAACACCACCTGCAATAGATCGAACCAATTGTTTTCCATTTCTTCCTTTTAAAATGCTGTCATAGGTTTTTTCCAATCCTACTTTATTCTCATCCCTTGCTAAGCCAATCGTTCTAAAAGCCAGCATTTTATAAGGATTCAGGCGAATGGTTTTTTCATTAGCGATCATACCGCTCTTGTATCTGCCCAAACGAAAGAGTGGAAACTTTCTTAACTGCTCATACTCACGAAAGGATATTTTCTTCTTCAGTAAGAAATAAGCATCATTGTTTTTATAGCCTTGTTTCAATAAGGATTTATAGTCTTCTTTAGACTGATCTTTAAAGAGATCTGATAAATAATAACTGAGAGAGTCCAGATTTTCACGAAACAACAATCCGTTTTTTGCACGAAGAGACTCTACTCTAAAGTCCATGTAGATATCGAACTGAGGAATACTGGTACTAAGCATTTGTCCATCTTCACTGTAGATGGTACCGCGTTCTGCTTCTATTTCATCGATACGCTGATGAAGACTATCGCTCATGCTTCTCCAATAGCCACCTTCTACTTGCTGAATGTATACTGCCTTACCAAAAATGGCGATACAAACAGCAACCACCAGTATATAACTGAGGTATACACGCCAGAGTATGTCGCGTTTTACTTCCAAGGTAGGGTACGGTTTTTTATAAATCAGTCAATCCAAAAAGCCTAATTCACATGCCACTTTTCACCTTTCACTACTTACTTCTCACTCTTCAATCTCACCGGTGTCTCTTTAATCACTTTCAATCCTAAAGGTTCTGTTGCCTTGATCACTTGCTGTTCTTCACTCTTAAACATCACTTCACTCTTCAACGTCTTATATTCATACTGCAGTTCTTTCAACTGCTTTGTTGTATTATTAATATTCCTGATCGTTCTATCTGCCATATGTCCATTAGCGATATAGAGAACCGCCAAAAAAGATAGAAAAAGAAAAAACGGAATGTTCTTCAGTATCCATTGATAGTTGAATAAACCTTTCAATGGATTCTTTTGCGTTTGTATTTTTTCTGATTCAGACATTTTTTCAGTTGACAGATGCAAGTTGATAGTTGACAAAAATCCTTTCACTATTCACTATTGACTACTCACTACTCACTTATACTTTTTCCGCCACTCTCAGCTTTGCACTTCTGCTTCTTGTATTTTGTTTCAACTCTTCAGCTGTTGCTGTAATAGGTTTCTTTGTGATCACTTTCAACACTTGCTCTTTCACAACAGGCAACAGAGGATTATCAAGTGTTTCGTCGAAACTCCCCTGCCGGAAAAAGTTCTTTACCAGCCTGTCTTCTATAGAATGGAAAGTGATGATGGCAACGCGGCCACCTGTTTTAAGTACAGCAGGAACCTGCTGCAGCATTTCTTTCAATGCCCCCATTTCGTCGTTCACTTCCATACGAAGCGCCTGGAATACCTGAGCCAAGTACTTGTTCGGATTTCCTTTCACCACGGGGCTAATCAATGCCTTGAACTGTTCGATGGTTTGGACCTGGATATGATTGCGTTGCTGAACAATTTGCCTAGCTAGTGTTTTTGAATTACTAACCTCTCCATACTGTTCAAACAATTTGTGCAATTGTTGTTCTGTATATCCTTTCACAATGTCTGCAGCACTCAGTGATTGGCGTCTATCCATCCGCATATCCAGCGGACCGGAAAAACGGATCGAGAAACCGCGGTCACCTTCATCAAATTGATGACTGCTTACACCGAGATCTGCGAGAATACCATCTACAGCCTGAACTTCATGTAAACGAAGAAAGCGTTGCAGGTGACGAAAGTTTTGTGGTACAAAGACCACGCGACCATCATCCGGAATATTTTGTTGCGCATCCGCATCCTGATCAAAGGCAAAGAGTTTACCTTTTTCATTCAGCTGCTCCAATATCCCCCTGCTATGTCCACCACCACCGAAAGTGCAATCCACATATACACCGTCTGGCTTAATAGACAAACCTTCCAGCGTTTCATGATAGAGGACAGGAATGTGATAATTCGTCAATTTGAAAAGTTTAGTATTTTATAATTTGCCTTTCCTTCGTGGGGATGACAATATTCTTTCCCGAATTGACCAGAAGAAAAAGATGAGCGACGATTGAGCGGTCGAAAATGAATCTCACAATGCTTTTCATTTTCAAATGTTCAAGTTGCATCATTCTCAAATTTTGTCTGTCATCACTTCCTGCGCCAGGCTACTGAAAGCTTCTGGTGAGAAATCCTCAAAGAGCTGTTTGTACTTACCGGCATCCCAGATTTCGAAACGATCCAATGCGGCAGCAAGGATGATATCCTTACCTAACCCGGCAAACTCCTTCAGCGAAGCAGGCAACAGCATACGACCGGCATTATCCAGTTCTATTTCTGTAGCACCACCCAAAAACTGACGGCGGAATTGACGTACTTTGGGGTCGAAATCATTCAATTGGCTGATCTTAGCAATGATTATTTCCCAACTTTTCAATGGATATAACGTGAGACATTTTTCGAAACCACGGCTGAGTATGAAACGGCTCTCCCCTTCAGGCAACTGTTTTTTCAGTCCGCCCGGAAGCAGGAAACGCCCTTTCGCGTCAACTGTAGCTTCGTATTCTCCGTGAAATCCGGTCATTGGTGAATAAATATTTTTAAGATTACCACTTGTTGACACAAAATAACACTTTTTCCCACTTTTAAATCAAATTTGGGAGGACTCTATTTATCCACAAATAAAAAATCGCTGTAATGCAATAGAGCATTGAATTACAGCCGACTGGAACAAAAACATATGTGAATGAAATGTGGATTCGTGTGAATAGCGAGTGGAAAACCGACCAGAACCCCTAACAGGCTTACATTTCATTGAAAATCAAGAGTTAAAGAATTCTACCCATGAGCACTACCGGCTATTCAGGAAAACCGATCTGGCAAAAACTGGGTATTTTGCCTCAAACCCGTATCCGGCTTGTATCTGCTCCTCAAGACTATGAACAAATGATCGGGTTATCGGTCCATAAACAGGTGGTAAAAAGTGGGGAAGCAGATCTGACCCATTGCTTTATCACCACCCTTACAGAACTGGAATCGGTATTCCTGAATCTGACGCATCAAACAGCCCCGGGTGGATGTATCTGGATCTCTTGGTATAAAAAATCAGCCGGTATTCCCACAGACGTAACCGAAGATGCGATCCGATCAATCGTACTGCCTACCGGTTGGGTTGATGTAAAAGTTTGTACCGTGAGTGAACAATGGAGCGGATTGAAGATCATGAAAAGAAAGAAATGAGCTGTTTACAGCAAGCTTCCGCATTAACTTTGCCGCTCTTGAATCATTGCTATGCATCCTAAAGACTTGTCGATACAAGATTTCAGTTACGACCTACCCGATGAACGCATCGCACGTTATCCTGTTGCAGAAAGAGATCTCAGTAAATTATTGATCTATAAAGATGCAAACATCACTACAGATGTGTATCGTTCATTACCCGATATTCTTCCTGCTGACACATTACTGATCTTCAACAATACAAAAGTTGTAGAAGCCCGTTTATATTTTCATAAGCCCACAGGAGGTGCTATTGAAATATTTTGCCTGGAGCCTGATGATCGCTATGCAGATGTTACCAGCGCTATGATGCAGAAACAACAAGTCTATTGGAAATGCCTGATAGGTGGAGCAAAAAAATGGAAAGAAGGTCCCCTATCCTTGTCATTTACCTGGAATGATCAAGCAGTAAAAGTATCTGCTGAAAAAATAGGAATGGTTCAAGATGCTTTTATCATTTTATTTCATTGGGATGAAGCTGATCTTTCATTTGCGGATATCTTACACCATGCGGGCAATCTTCCACTACCTCCATATATGGATCGTGATGCAGAAGATGCAGATAAAGAACGATATCAAACTGTTTATGCCAAACATGACGGTTCTGTAGCGGCTCCCACTGCAGGATTACATTTCACAGAATCATTGCTCACAGAACTGGCGAAGAAAAATATCCATACCGAATTTGTTACACTGCATGTTGGTGCAGGAACATTTAAACCTGTGAAAGCTGCGGTCATGCAGGATCATGAAATGCATGCTGAGTATATTGATGTGAGTGTTGAATCGATTCAGAAGATCAGGCAGTCTTTACCTTATAACATCATAACAGTAGGCACTACTTCCTTGAGAACAGTGGAGAGCTTATACTGGCTGGGGAAAAAAATAATCGATCATCCTACTATTGATATGAATGATCTCTATGTAGATCAGTGGGATGCTTATAACAACAAGGAAGTACTTCCTTCTGCAGATATGGCTTTACAAGCACTGGAAAACTATTTGCTTGAAAAGAAACTACACCGATTGGTTACCAAAACAAGGATCATCATTGCACCGGGTTATTCTTTCCAGATCATGAAGGCATTGATCACTAACTTTCATCAACCACAATCCACTCTATTACTCTTAGTGGCTGCTATTACCGGAGATGATTGGAGAACGATCTATCAATATGCGCTTGATCACGATTTCAGATTCTTGAGTTATGGAGATGGTTCCTTACTGTGGAATCGTAACTAGCTTTGAACTGTTTTCGCCAAAGACATTTCGACCGTAAAAGTGGTTCCTTTTCCAAGCGTACTATCGACCTTGATCTTTCCTTTATGTGCATCGATCACTGTCTTCACATAACTCATACCCAATCCAAATCCTTTTACGTTGTGTAAGTTACCCGTATGCGCGCGATAGAATTTTTCGAAGATCCTTTTGATAGATTCTTTGGTCATACCAATGCCATTATCCTCCACACGGATGACGATATGTTTGGCGGTACTATGCGTGGTGATACGGATCAATGGTGCGTCTTTTGAATATTTGATAGCATTATCAACCAGATTGGATACCATGTTGGTGAAATGCACTTCATCAGCTTCGATCACATCATTGGCGGCATTCAGATGAAGTTCTACCATCCCCTGTTTATCCTGTAGCTGTAATTGATGATTATCCAGCGCATGTTGTACCACATCATGCACATGCAGCTTTGTCAAATTCAATTTCAACTCCTGCTTCTCCATCAATGCAGCCTGAAGAATGGTTTCCACATGTTTGTTCATGCGAATATTTTCTTCCTTGATGATGCCGCTGAAATATTTCATCTTCTCCTGATCCGATTGCACTTTTTCATTTCGAATAGCATCTACAGCCAATGATATCGTTGCTAAAGGTGTTTTGAATTCATGCGTCATATTATTGATGAAATCACTTTTGATCTCACTCAATTTTTTCTGATTCAATAGTGATCGTATCGTCACATAGAAAGCTGCAATAATGATCAACATAAATAAAACGGCGCCGGCAAATACCCACTTCAGTGATGCCCATGCCTGCCTCTGAAAATCAGGAACCACTACCACCAAATATTCAGTAGCACTCAATCCTTCAAAATCTGATGCACTAGCCGGAACAATCGGCAGGTAAATTCTTTTATTTAAAACAGTGTCCCAATACTCTGATGAAAACTTCTTGGTAGACATCTCTATCTCTTCCGTTGGACCAATCACTGCAAATTCAAATTTGATCTCTCGCAATCCTACAGCATCAAACTCCTCCTTCACCATTTTATGTACATCCTGAAAACTAAACCGTTGATCAATGGTCGGCGGTTTGAGAATATGCAAGTGAAAATCAGGATTGAAAGTAAGTCCACCCCGTTTAGGCAATCGCAAGCGCTGAGAGGCCGGCGCATTATTGGTAAGTTTAGCTGTTACATTAGAAGCTGCTTCATAGGCTTTGTTGAGTAACTCCGTATTACGTATTTCAAACAAATTATTCAGCCATGAACTTTGTATGATGAAAAGTCCAAGTAGCGAGAGCGTGATCAGTATGACAATAACGGGGAAAGTTCGCTTCATTCTCACAAATATAATGGTCTGTACGAGCTAATGATAAACCCAGACCGATGATTTATATCCATTTTAACGATGGGTATCCCCTTCTTGTAAGATCGAGCAGATTCCCTTAACTTTTCAGTATGGTACCATTAGAATCAGGAATTTTACTGATATCAGATCCTTTTCTGAAAGATCCTAACTTTCTGAGAACGGTCGTATTTCTCTGCGAACATCAGGATGAAGGAAGTTTTGGTTTTGTAGTGAACAAACCTATCGGACTTACATTGCAAGATGTTGTTGCTGATGCAGAAGGTTTATTGATTCCCCTCTCCGAAGGCGGACCCGTACAAAAGGATACGCTTCATTTTTTACACCGACGTCCTGACCTGATCGAAGGAGGGGTTGAAGTAACAGACCATATATTCTGGAGCGGTGATTTCACACAAACATTAGCCTTATTACATAGTGGTGAGTTGACATCAACAGATATCCGATTCTTTATTGGGTACAGTGGATGGGGGGAATCTCAATTAAAACAAGAAATTGATGACAAAAGCTGGATCACCAGGCACGCAAAAAGAGAGCTTATTTTTCATCAGAATATCCAAGCGATCTGGAAAGAATCACTCACTGATTTAGGGGGTGAATACCAACAAATGGTGAATTATCCTATTGATCCTCAATTGAATTAGAGGGATTAAAAAAACCTTAAAAAACCTTTTAAAAAATGTAATCCCTTTTATTAAGGTTAATTTAATATTTCAATACCCCAAATTGAACCCTCAAAAACCCGATATCCATCGTTTCTTTTTTTCAGAAGCCGAAAGACTTTTATTAGCCTCCCACCTGTTAAATTTTGGTGTTTGGGAATTTGAATTCAGCACCTCCCGATTGATATGGGATAATAAGATGTACGAGATCTATGGTGTTCCTAAAGACGATTTCTTTCACACGATCGAGGATTTTCGAAAAAGGGTTCATCCGGAAGACCTACCCGGGGCCGATGAAGCCATGCAAAACATTGTGTATGCAACTGAGCCTTTATTCGCTCAGTTCAGGATCATCAGACCTAATGGAGAGATCAGAACCATCAAAGGAAACGTTACATGTATCAGAGATGGGGCTGGTCAACCTGTAAGATTGATTGGAATCAATCATGATATAAGTGAACAACAGATCATTGAAGAGAAAATTAAAGACCAAAATGCAAAGCTCAAAAAGATTGCATGGATGCAATCTCATGAGATAAGAAAACCGCTGGCGAATATTATTGGATTATTGGGTCTATGCAATCACTACGAAATGAATGATCAACAAAAAGAGCTTTTGCAGTATTTGAATGAGTCAGCTTCAGAATTAGATGCGATTGTAAAAACAATTATTGATAGAACTCAGGAAAGTAATGCATAAAAAAGGTCCATACAAATGCATGGACCT
Above is a genomic segment from Sediminibacterium sp. KACHI17 containing:
- the mraZ gene encoding division/cell wall cluster transcriptional repressor MraZ, translated to MTGFHGEYEATVDAKGRFLLPGGLKKQLPEGESRFILSRGFEKCLTLYPLKSWEIIIAKISQLNDFDPKVRQFRRQFLGGATEIELDNAGRMLLPASLKEFAGLGKDIILAAALDRFEIWDAGKYKQLFEDFSPEAFSSLAQEVMTDKI
- a CDS encoding UDP-N-acetylmuramoyl-L-alanyl-D-glutamate--2,6-diaminopimelate ligase encodes the protein MTKLQDILYKVHLKQVHGSTDITVSGIQIDSRKLEKGNVFVAIRGTVSDGHQFIDKAIELGATVIVCDTMPSSLKEGVTYLEVNDTQEAVAFMSHQFYDEPSTKVKLVGVTGTNGKTTIATVLFKLFSRLGYKCGLISTVQNQIGNDIIPATHTTPDAVNLNALLRLMVDSGCSHVFMECSSHAIHQHRITGLTFAGALFSNITHDHLDYHKTFEEYIRVKKSFFDHLPATAFAISNADDKRGEVMLQNTQANKYFYSLKTLASFKGKILENALTGLVMTVNDKEVHFRLIGEFNAYNLLAVYGAAVCLGEESDEVLTQLSMLSGAEGRFDYVISSGLVIGIVDYAHTPDALENVLMTIKKLRKGHEQVITVVGCGGDRDKTKRPIMAQTACDLSDRVILTSDNPRTEDPEMILKDMEAGLSSSAKRKYISIVDRKEAIRTAVSFAGADDIILVAGKGHEKYQDIKGVKHAFDDKEVLQEMFKALGK
- a CDS encoding S-adenosylmethionine:tRNA ribosyltransferase-isomerase; translation: MHPKDLSIQDFSYDLPDERIARYPVAERDLSKLLIYKDANITTDVYRSLPDILPADTLLIFNNTKVVEARLYFHKPTGGAIEIFCLEPDDRYADVTSAMMQKQQVYWKCLIGGAKKWKEGPLSLSFTWNDQAVKVSAEKIGMVQDAFIILFHWDEADLSFADILHHAGNLPLPPYMDRDAEDADKERYQTVYAKHDGSVAAPTAGLHFTESLLTELAKKNIHTEFVTLHVGAGTFKPVKAAVMQDHEMHAEYIDVSVESIQKIRQSLPYNIITVGTTSLRTVESLYWLGKKIIDHPTIDMNDLYVDQWDAYNNKEVLPSADMALQALENYLLEKKLHRLVTKTRIIIAPGYSFQIMKALITNFHQPQSTLLLLVAAITGDDWRTIYQYALDHDFRFLSYGDGSLLWNRN
- a CDS encoding PAS domain-containing protein; the protein is MNPQKPDIHRFFFSEAERLLLASHLLNFGVWEFEFSTSRLIWDNKMYEIYGVPKDDFFHTIEDFRKRVHPEDLPGADEAMQNIVYATEPLFAQFRIIRPNGEIRTIKGNVTCIRDGAGQPVRLIGINHDISEQQIIEEKIKDQNAKLKKIAWMQSHEIRKPLANIIGLLGLCNHYEMNDQQKELLQYLNESASELDAIVKTIIDRTQESNA
- the rsmH gene encoding 16S rRNA (cytosine(1402)-N(4))-methyltransferase RsmH; this translates as MTNYHIPVLYHETLEGLSIKPDGVYVDCTFGGGGHSRGILEQLNEKGKLFAFDQDADAQQNIPDDGRVVFVPQNFRHLQRFLRLHEVQAVDGILADLGVSSHQFDEGDRGFSIRFSGPLDMRMDRRQSLSAADIVKGYTEQQLHKLFEQYGEVSNSKTLARQIVQQRNHIQVQTIEQFKALISPVVKGNPNKYLAQVFQALRMEVNDEMGALKEMLQQVPAVLKTGGRVAIITFHSIEDRLVKNFFRQGSFDETLDNPLLPVVKEQVLKVITKKPITATAEELKQNTRSRSAKLRVAEKV
- the mraY gene encoding phospho-N-acetylmuramoyl-pentapeptide-transferase → MLYQLFTWLKQEFNMPGAGMFQFLTFRIAMAVLLSLVIATVYGKRLILFLQKKQIGETVRDLGLQGEHLKKGTPTMGGIIILLSILIPTLLFANLDKVYIRLMILCTVWLGIIGFLDDYFKIRARKAAQQKGESYKKKDSDGLAGISKIIGQVGLGIIIGTTLYFSNAVTVEREIVSTPYATLQQGERFAKDTNVVTRTINGVERHYVKVKTPITTIPFVKNHEFNYSKLISWMGEGAEKYTWIIYILIVTFIITAVSNGANITDGLDGLAAGVSAIIGVALGVFIYVSGNYVLADYLNVMYIPNLGELSIFVGAFVGACIGFLWYNVYPAQVFMGDTGSLALGGIIASLAIIVRKELLIPIFCGVFLIELLSVMIQVSYFKYTKKKFGEGRRVFLMSPLHHHYQKKGFHENKIAIRFWIVTVLCVVMSILTLKMR
- a CDS encoding FtsL-like putative cell division protein translates to MSESEKIQTQKNPLKGLFNYQWILKNIPFFLFLSFLAVLYIANGHMADRTIRNINNTTKQLKELQYEYKTLKSEVMFKSEEQQVIKATEPLGLKVIKETPVRLKSEK
- a CDS encoding HAMP domain-containing sensor histidine kinase, with translation MKRTFPVIVILITLSLLGLFIIQSSWLNNLFEIRNTELLNKAYEAASNVTAKLTNNAPASQRLRLPKRGGLTFNPDFHLHILKPPTIDQRFSFQDVHKMVKEEFDAVGLREIKFEFAVIGPTEEIEMSTKKFSSEYWDTVLNKRIYLPIVPASASDFEGLSATEYLVVVVPDFQRQAWASLKWVFAGAVLFMLIIIAAFYVTIRSLLNQKKLSEIKSDFINNMTHEFKTPLATISLAVDAIRNEKVQSDQEKMKYFSGIIKEENIRMNKHVETILQAALMEKQELKLNLTKLHVHDVVQHALDNHQLQLQDKQGMVELHLNAANDVIEADEVHFTNMVSNLVDNAIKYSKDAPLIRITTHSTAKHIVIRVEDNGIGMTKESIKRIFEKFYRAHTGNLHNVKGFGLGMSYVKTVIDAHKGKIKVDSTLGKGTTFTVEMSLAKTVQS
- a CDS encoding YqgE/AlgH family protein; this translates as MVPLESGILLISDPFLKDPNFLRTVVFLCEHQDEGSFGFVVNKPIGLTLQDVVADAEGLLIPLSEGGPVQKDTLHFLHRRPDLIEGGVEVTDHIFWSGDFTQTLALLHSGELTSTDIRFFIGYSGWGESQLKQEIDDKSWITRHAKRELIFHQNIQAIWKESLTDLGGEYQQMVNYPIDPQLN
- a CDS encoding penicillin-binding protein; translation: MEVKRDILWRVYLSYILVVAVCIAIFGKAVYIQQVEGGYWRSMSDSLHQRIDEIEAERGTIYSEDGQMLSTSIPQFDIYMDFRVESLRAKNGLLFRENLDSLSYYLSDLFKDQSKEDYKSLLKQGYKNNDAYFLLKKKISFREYEQLRKFPLFRLGRYKSGMIANEKTIRLNPYKMLAFRTIGLARDENKVGLEKTYDSILKGRNGKQLVRSIAGGVHVPVDADTYEIEPETGKDIVSTIDVFIQEVTENALMKMMIKNEAEFGTAIVMETKTGKIKAIANLGKRGEGNYWEDFNYAISPSEPGSTFKLATMMALLEDKKINLNQGVDLEGGTWRTAGQVVYDSEKHGRNVVTVKQAFELSSNVGMAKLASAYYASNPSRFIAHLKKMRMDTLTGIDLTGERNPTIFKPGHKLWGPTTLPWMAFGYNLAVSPLQTLSLYNAVANNGKMMKPYLVSAIKEEGVLQKTFAPTVVDEKICSDETLKQLRECLEGVCISGTAAALFKGSPYPVAGKTGTALVANGNRGYADKIYQSSFAGYFPANDPQYTCIVVIKNKPHAAVYYGGSVAGPVFKEIADRLFSTYVRVGNIAKQKAKLDSSYFMYAGFKPDVTTVTQKLSIPFRDSSRRVDEWVAVTGNNSVVTIQSKSMTDKAMPQLKGMGLKDVVYLCENLGLKVQVQGKGKVVAQSILPGQQIAKGQLVNIALN